In the Arthrobacter zhaoxinii genome, one interval contains:
- a CDS encoding PTS fructose transporter subunit IIC, with amino-acid sequence MAPISIVAATGCPTGIAHTFMAQEALMQAAERLGVSIKVETHGQVGIENALTAAEIAAADGVIIAADKDVNPSRFDGKRVVDVGVKAGISRPDALIQEIINGTAPVRGKQAAPATPVEPEETEDNGLFGDTRVASGGKFQARDLYKHLMNGVSYMLPFVVGGGVLVALSFLWGIYSADPEHPEQYNEFAAMLKTIGGTAMGLMVPVLSAFIADSIGKRPALVVGLITGLIASNGGTGFLGGIVTGFLSGYGMLLLAKLLDRLPRALAGLKAIFIFPVLGTFIFGSITYLIASPMKGINTSLQDFLSGFQDSNPILLGLIIGAMCAFDMGGPVNKAAYVTGVALLGDGNFFFMAAVSAACITPPLVTGFAALFFRKAFDPKTRDAAYVNFALGATHITEGAIPFAARNPLLVIPILMASSAVSAILTFLFQVQVPAPHGGFLVLPVVTNGLQWVGAILVGSVLGGLVYGYAMQRRTEKQQLQPSVENEKEVLV; translated from the coding sequence ATGGCACCCATCTCCATCGTTGCCGCCACCGGTTGCCCCACTGGTATCGCGCACACGTTCATGGCCCAAGAGGCCCTCATGCAGGCCGCCGAACGCCTCGGGGTCAGCATCAAAGTTGAAACCCACGGTCAGGTGGGAATTGAAAATGCCCTCACCGCAGCCGAAATTGCAGCCGCAGACGGCGTGATCATCGCAGCTGACAAGGACGTGAACCCCTCACGTTTTGACGGGAAACGCGTGGTCGACGTCGGCGTCAAGGCCGGCATCAGCAGGCCGGACGCGCTGATCCAGGAAATCATCAACGGCACCGCTCCCGTCCGCGGGAAGCAGGCCGCACCCGCCACTCCCGTGGAGCCCGAAGAAACCGAAGACAACGGCCTCTTCGGCGACACCCGTGTGGCGAGCGGCGGGAAGTTCCAGGCCCGGGATCTCTACAAGCACCTGATGAACGGTGTTTCCTACATGCTGCCGTTTGTCGTCGGCGGCGGCGTACTGGTAGCCCTTTCCTTCCTCTGGGGAATCTACTCGGCAGATCCCGAGCACCCCGAGCAGTACAACGAATTTGCCGCCATGCTCAAGACCATCGGCGGAACCGCCATGGGCCTGATGGTGCCGGTCCTCTCCGCCTTCATCGCTGATTCCATCGGCAAGCGCCCTGCCCTGGTGGTGGGCCTGATCACCGGCCTGATTGCCTCAAACGGCGGCACCGGCTTCCTCGGCGGCATTGTCACCGGCTTCCTCTCCGGTTACGGCATGCTGCTGCTGGCAAAACTGCTCGACAGGCTTCCGCGGGCGCTGGCCGGGCTGAAGGCCATCTTCATCTTCCCCGTACTGGGGACGTTCATCTTCGGGTCCATTACCTACCTGATCGCGTCGCCAATGAAGGGCATCAACACTTCCCTCCAGGATTTCCTTTCGGGTTTCCAGGACTCGAACCCGATCCTTCTGGGCCTGATCATCGGTGCCATGTGCGCCTTCGACATGGGCGGTCCCGTCAACAAGGCCGCCTACGTCACCGGCGTCGCACTCCTCGGCGACGGCAACTTCTTCTTTATGGCCGCCGTCTCCGCTGCCTGCATCACCCCTCCCCTGGTCACCGGCTTCGCAGCACTCTTCTTCCGCAAGGCCTTTGACCCGAAAACCCGCGACGCTGCCTATGTGAACTTCGCCCTCGGCGCCACGCACATTACCGAAGGCGCCATTCCGTTCGCGGCACGCAACCCACTGCTCGTCATCCCGATCCTGATGGCCTCCTCCGCCGTATCCGCCATCCTGACGTTCCTGTTCCAGGTCCAGGTTCCGGCACCGCACGGCGGATTCCTCGTGCTTCCGGTGGTGACCAACGGCCTGCAGTGGGTCGGGGCCATCCTGGTGGGCTCCGTCCTGGGCGGACTCGTCTACGGGTACGCGATGCAGCGCCGGACTGAAAAACAGCAACTGCAGCCCTCTGTAGAAAACGAAAAGGAAGTTCTTGTATGA
- the pyrE gene encoding orotate phosphoribosyltransferase: protein MTSPAIAPSRARLLELIMELAVVRGKVVLSSGAEADYYIDLRRVTLQHEASVLVGDVMLDLLDGAGIEFTNAGGLTMGADPVGTAVMHAATRTGRAVDAFVVRKAQKSYGMGRQVEGPDVAGRNVVVLEDTSTTGGSALDAVEGVRQAGGNVVAVAVIVDRDTGAKERIEAEASVPYLFAFGKDELGLE from the coding sequence ATGACATCGCCCGCGATTGCCCCGTCCCGCGCCCGGCTGCTCGAACTGATCATGGAACTGGCGGTGGTGCGCGGGAAGGTGGTGCTTTCCTCCGGCGCCGAGGCGGACTATTACATTGACCTGCGCCGCGTCACGCTCCAGCACGAAGCGTCGGTGCTGGTCGGCGACGTGATGCTGGACCTGCTGGACGGTGCGGGCATTGAGTTCACCAACGCGGGCGGACTGACCATGGGTGCGGACCCGGTGGGCACTGCCGTGATGCATGCGGCCACCCGCACCGGCCGCGCCGTGGACGCCTTTGTGGTGCGCAAGGCGCAGAAATCCTACGGCATGGGCCGGCAGGTGGAAGGTCCCGACGTCGCCGGGCGCAACGTAGTGGTTCTGGAAGACACCTCCACCACCGGCGGATCGGCGCTGGACGCCGTCGAGGGTGTGCGCCAAGCGGGAGGCAACGTGGTGGCCGTGGCAGTGATTGTGGACCGGGACACCGGCGCCAAGGAGCGGATCGAGGCCGAGGCATCCGTTCCCTACCTGTTCGCGTTTGGCAAGGATGAACTCGGCCTCGAATAG
- a CDS encoding TrmH family RNA methyltransferase → MDSPSELSDDTADETTAPTHQVGVGPWEGPLPEGDHWDPELLANGDARNVVDEYRYWKHDAIVADLDTRRHPFHVAIENWQHDFNIGTVVRTANAFMAKEVHIIGRRRWNRRGAMVTDRYQHVRHHPTVEDFVQWARGEGLRIIGIDNFPDSVPLETYELPENCVLVFGQEGPGLSPEVHAAADATLSIAQFGSTRSINAGSAAAIAMHGWIRRHVFGQKVT, encoded by the coding sequence ATAGACAGCCCCTCAGAACTCAGTGATGACACCGCCGATGAAACCACCGCCCCGACGCACCAGGTAGGCGTGGGCCCCTGGGAGGGGCCGCTGCCGGAAGGGGATCACTGGGACCCGGAACTGCTGGCCAACGGCGATGCCCGCAACGTAGTGGATGAGTACCGGTACTGGAAGCATGACGCGATTGTGGCGGACCTGGACACCCGCCGGCATCCGTTCCACGTGGCCATCGAGAACTGGCAGCACGATTTCAACATCGGCACCGTGGTGCGCACCGCCAATGCCTTCATGGCGAAGGAAGTGCACATTATCGGACGACGCCGGTGGAACCGCCGCGGCGCCATGGTCACCGACCGCTACCAGCACGTACGCCACCACCCCACGGTGGAGGACTTCGTTCAGTGGGCGCGCGGCGAGGGGCTGCGCATCATCGGGATCGACAACTTCCCGGACTCGGTGCCGCTGGAAACCTACGAGCTGCCGGAAAACTGCGTGCTGGTCTTCGGGCAGGAGGGCCCCGGCCTGAGCCCGGAGGTCCACGCAGCCGCGGACGCCACCCTGTCCATTGCCCAGTTCGGTTCCACCCGGTCCATCAATGCCGGTTCCGCTGCGGCCATTGCGATGCACGGCTGGATCCGCCGGCACGTGTTCGGCCAGAAGGTGACCTGA
- the ptsP gene encoding phosphoenolpyruvate--protein phosphotransferase, giving the protein MPPAVQEPAADGQSPAGETLESQGQRIKDATKAVQAQLRARAAAASGEAKEILEATALMATDPMLVKSAIKLLSPAAQGGARTPERAVWEAGTGVALTLEALGGYMAERVSDILDVRARIVCELRGLPAPGIPHSEEPFILVAEDLAPADTATLDPEKVIALVTSSGGPQSHTAILARALGLPAVVAASGVHHIADGTEIYVDGAAGTVTIAPGEELRTAAEAWAASATSLAVFSGNNTMADGSHLPLLANVGTAADAVQAAAAGAEGVGLLRTEFCFLNRDTEPTVEEQIDAYGGVFAAFPGRKVVVRTLDAGADKPLPFLTNLEEPNPALGVRGYRTHSASPGVLERQLQAIAAAAAVHSADVWVMAPMVSTAEEAAVFASLCAAAGLRTPGIMVEVPSAALMASTVLREVDFASIGTNDLTQYAMAADRQLGPLALLNDPWQPSVLQLVRLTVEGAAAASGAAGTPKSVGVCGEAAADPALAVVLVGLGVTSLSMSPRALGPVGAVLGSVSMAQARELAAAALAAPSAAAARETVRAALPRLAELGL; this is encoded by the coding sequence ATGCCGCCAGCGGTGCAGGAACCGGCCGCCGACGGGCAGTCACCTGCCGGGGAAACCCTGGAATCGCAGGGGCAGCGCATCAAGGACGCAACGAAGGCCGTCCAGGCCCAACTCCGTGCCCGGGCCGCGGCTGCCAGCGGTGAAGCGAAGGAAATCCTGGAAGCAACCGCACTGATGGCCACCGATCCCATGCTGGTCAAATCGGCCATCAAGCTGCTTTCCCCCGCGGCTCAGGGAGGCGCCCGCACGCCTGAGCGTGCCGTCTGGGAAGCCGGCACCGGGGTTGCACTGACACTCGAAGCACTGGGTGGCTATATGGCTGAACGCGTCTCCGACATCCTGGACGTGCGCGCCCGGATCGTCTGTGAACTGCGCGGCCTGCCGGCCCCGGGGATACCGCACTCGGAGGAGCCGTTCATCCTGGTCGCCGAGGATCTGGCGCCGGCCGATACCGCCACGCTGGACCCGGAGAAGGTCATCGCGCTGGTGACCTCGAGCGGCGGCCCCCAGTCGCACACCGCAATCCTGGCACGTGCCCTCGGCCTTCCGGCCGTCGTAGCGGCTTCCGGCGTCCACCACATTGCCGACGGCACGGAGATCTACGTCGACGGCGCTGCCGGTACGGTCACCATTGCTCCCGGTGAAGAACTCCGGACCGCGGCGGAAGCCTGGGCTGCCTCAGCCACGTCACTGGCGGTATTCAGTGGAAACAACACGATGGCCGACGGTTCCCATCTTCCGCTGCTGGCCAATGTGGGCACCGCTGCCGATGCCGTCCAGGCCGCTGCGGCGGGGGCGGAAGGGGTGGGCCTGCTCCGTACCGAATTCTGTTTCCTGAACCGGGACACCGAACCCACGGTCGAGGAACAGATAGACGCATACGGCGGAGTATTTGCCGCCTTCCCCGGCAGGAAAGTCGTGGTCCGCACGCTGGATGCGGGGGCGGACAAGCCGTTGCCGTTCCTGACCAACCTGGAGGAACCCAACCCCGCACTGGGCGTCCGCGGATACCGCACCCACTCGGCTTCACCGGGGGTTCTGGAGCGCCAGTTGCAGGCCATTGCCGCGGCCGCGGCGGTTCACAGCGCCGACGTCTGGGTGATGGCGCCCATGGTTTCAACGGCGGAAGAAGCGGCGGTCTTTGCGTCCCTCTGTGCCGCTGCCGGACTCCGGACGCCGGGCATCATGGTGGAGGTCCCGTCGGCTGCGCTGATGGCCTCGACGGTCCTGCGCGAGGTGGACTTTGCCTCCATCGGCACCAACGACCTCACCCAATACGCCATGGCGGCGGACCGGCAGCTTGGTCCCCTCGCTCTGCTTAACGATCCGTGGCAGCCGTCCGTGCTGCAGCTCGTCCGCCTCACCGTCGAAGGAGCGGCAGCGGCCAGCGGTGCCGCCGGAACACCTAAAAGCGTGGGTGTCTGCGGCGAGGCCGCCGCGGACCCCGCCCTCGCCGTCGTACTGGTCGGGCTGGGAGTCACCAGCCTTTCCATGAGCCCGAGGGCACTGGGACCCGTCGGCGCCGTTCTGGGCAGCGTGTCCATGGCCCAGGCGCGGGAACTGGCGGCAGCGGCGCTGGCGGCACCCAGTGCTGCGGCTGCCCGGGAGACGGTCCGTGCCGCCCTGCCGCGCCTGGCTGAGCTAGGTTTGTAA
- a CDS encoding PTS sugar transporter subunit IIA → MSTILAPENVTLDAAAASRAEVFSLIAAKAVELGVTADAAAVVAGLEAREKQGTTGLMDGIAIPHAKSSAIDSAALIVVRLRDSVEWESLDEKPIIMAIALLIPEGEAGTTHLTLLSQVARTLIKPAVRAELLAAATPDAVIELLSQHVLAGT, encoded by the coding sequence ATGAGCACCATTCTCGCTCCCGAAAACGTCACCCTCGACGCCGCAGCAGCCTCCCGGGCGGAGGTGTTCAGCCTCATCGCGGCGAAGGCGGTGGAACTCGGCGTGACGGCCGACGCCGCGGCCGTGGTGGCCGGCCTGGAGGCCCGTGAAAAGCAGGGCACCACCGGACTGATGGACGGCATTGCCATCCCCCACGCCAAGTCTTCAGCCATCGACAGCGCAGCTTTGATTGTTGTGCGTCTGCGCGACAGCGTCGAATGGGAAAGCCTGGACGAAAAGCCCATCATTATGGCAATTGCGCTCCTCATTCCGGAGGGCGAGGCCGGTACCACCCACCTGACGCTCCTCTCACAGGTTGCCCGCACGCTCATCAAACCCGCGGTTCGGGCTGAGCTCCTGGCCGCCGCCACCCCGGATGCCGTGATCGAGCTGCTCAGCCAGCATGTCCTGGCCGGAACCTAA
- a CDS encoding HPr family phosphocarrier protein gives MSERIVTVASRAGLHARPAAIFTEAAQNTGIEVTVGRQGEPAEEAMDASSILSLMALGAAHGEVLVLRAEGVGADEALDLLAKIVETDHDAG, from the coding sequence ATGTCTGAACGTATTGTCACCGTTGCCAGCCGCGCAGGCCTGCACGCCCGCCCGGCAGCCATTTTCACCGAGGCAGCGCAGAACACCGGAATTGAGGTCACGGTGGGGCGGCAGGGCGAGCCGGCGGAGGAGGCCATGGACGCGTCGAGCATCCTGTCCCTCATGGCCTTGGGCGCAGCTCACGGCGAGGTGCTCGTGCTGCGCGCCGAGGGCGTAGGCGCCGACGAAGCCCTGGACCTCCTGGCCAAGATCGTCGAAACCGATCACGACGCCGGATAG
- a CDS encoding HAD-IIA family hydrolase, translating to MDGVLVHENHPIPGAAELIDRWVSTSKRFLVLTNNSIYTPRDLAARLRASGLEVPEENLWTSALATAEFLKEQVRNSGTPGRCFVVGEAGLTTALHEAGMILTDTTPDYVVLGETRTYSFGTITKAIRLILDGARFIATNPDVTGPSQEGPLPATGAIAALITAATKMEPYIVGKPNPMMFRSAMRKIDAHSETTAMIGDRMDTDIVAGIEAGLHTVLVLSGITQREDINRYPFRPTQIMNSVADLINTI from the coding sequence ATGGACGGGGTGCTGGTCCACGAGAACCATCCCATCCCCGGTGCAGCGGAGCTTATTGACCGCTGGGTGTCCACGTCCAAGCGCTTCCTGGTGCTGACCAACAACTCCATTTACACCCCGCGGGACCTGGCCGCGCGGCTGCGCGCCTCGGGACTGGAAGTGCCGGAGGAAAACCTGTGGACCTCCGCGCTGGCCACGGCCGAGTTCCTCAAGGAACAGGTAAGGAACTCCGGCACCCCCGGCCGCTGCTTCGTCGTGGGCGAGGCCGGCCTGACGACGGCGCTGCACGAGGCCGGCATGATCCTCACCGACACCACGCCGGACTACGTGGTGCTGGGCGAAACCCGCACCTATTCCTTCGGCACCATCACCAAGGCCATCCGCCTGATCCTGGACGGCGCCCGCTTCATCGCCACCAACCCGGACGTCACGGGTCCCTCGCAGGAGGGCCCGCTCCCGGCCACCGGCGCCATTGCGGCACTGATCACCGCGGCCACCAAGATGGAGCCCTATATCGTGGGCAAGCCGAACCCGATGATGTTCCGCTCCGCCATGCGCAAGATCGACGCCCACTCGGAAACCACCGCCATGATCGGTGACCGGATGGACACCGACATCGTGGCCGGCATCGAGGCAGGACTGCATACCGTGCTGGTCCTCAGCGGGATCACCCAGCGGGAGGACATCAACCGGTATCCCTTCCGGCCCACGCAGATCATGAACTCGGTGGCGGACCTGATCAACACCATCTGA
- the fbaA gene encoding class II fructose-bisphosphate aldolase, translating into MPIATPEIYAEMIDRAKAGGFAYPAVNVTSSQTLNAALAGFAEAGSDGIVQVSTGGSAYWSGASVKNMVAGSLAFAAYAKEVAKSYNVNIALHTDHCPKDKLDDFVLPLLAASEAAVKRGEDPIFNSHMWDGSAETLEDNLRIAQELLARTAAAKIILEVEIGTVGGEEDGVENAINDKLYTTVQDGMATIEALGDGSKGRYITALTFGNVHGVYKPGGVKLRPEILKEIQDAVGGSIGKDRPFDLVFHGGSGSSAQEIADAVSYGVVKMNIDTDTQYAYTRPVADHMLRHYDGVLKVDGEVGNKKQYDPRVWGAAAEKGMAARVVEAAQNLGSAGKAL; encoded by the coding sequence ATGCCTATTGCAACCCCGGAGATTTATGCCGAGATGATCGACCGAGCCAAGGCAGGGGGCTTCGCGTACCCGGCAGTCAACGTCACTTCCTCGCAGACGCTCAACGCCGCGCTGGCAGGTTTCGCCGAAGCAGGTTCGGACGGGATCGTGCAGGTATCCACCGGCGGCTCCGCCTACTGGTCCGGTGCCTCCGTAAAGAACATGGTCGCCGGCTCCCTCGCGTTCGCTGCATATGCCAAGGAAGTAGCCAAGAGCTACAACGTGAACATTGCGCTGCACACCGACCACTGCCCCAAGGACAAGCTGGACGACTTCGTCCTGCCGCTGCTGGCCGCCTCCGAAGCCGCCGTGAAGCGCGGCGAGGACCCGATCTTCAACTCGCACATGTGGGACGGCTCGGCCGAAACCCTCGAAGACAATCTGCGCATCGCCCAGGAACTGCTGGCCCGCACGGCCGCGGCGAAGATCATCCTCGAGGTGGAAATCGGCACCGTGGGCGGTGAAGAGGACGGCGTGGAAAACGCCATCAACGACAAGCTCTACACCACCGTCCAGGACGGCATGGCCACCATCGAAGCCCTCGGCGACGGCAGCAAGGGCCGTTACATCACCGCCCTGACCTTCGGCAACGTGCACGGCGTGTACAAGCCCGGCGGCGTGAAGCTGCGCCCGGAAATCCTTAAGGAAATCCAGGACGCGGTGGGCGGGTCCATCGGCAAGGACCGCCCGTTCGACCTCGTCTTCCACGGCGGCTCGGGTTCCTCCGCCCAGGAGATCGCCGACGCCGTCTCCTACGGCGTCGTCAAGATGAACATCGACACCGACACCCAGTACGCCTACACGCGTCCGGTGGCGGACCACATGCTGCGCCACTACGACGGCGTGCTGAAGGTGGACGGCGAAGTGGGCAACAAGAAGCAGTACGATCCGCGCGTCTGGGGTGCAGCCGCTGAAAAGGGCATGGCCGCCCGCGTGGTGGAAGCAGCACAGAACCTTGGATCGGCAGGTAAGGCACTCTAA
- a CDS encoding 1-phosphofructokinase family hexose kinase: MIVTVTPSPSIDWTVNVNSFEFAAVNIVASKTREASGKGINVSVALHRNGVDTVAVFPAGKETGRFMVAELQAQDIRIASVDSGRDVRTNITLLVPGHSGTKINETGIELPGNILDQVLSTCRTTLEQALSEGGTVMMAICGSLPPGTPDHFHRDLIRLGRELGVPTIVDASGAVLSAAITERPDLIKPNVHELAHEAGRSIATLGDVAAAAQDLRARGLPTVLASLGADGMMLVDRDGALYGRADGITAVNTVGAGDAALAGYLAGRAAGGDREACLRSALVYSSSAVGHETTLFEVDPSIAGKITTSADFDSATRLTEPSLGTDTSPIQPTHRTVAANI; encoded by the coding sequence GTGATAGTAACGGTTACCCCCAGTCCTTCGATTGACTGGACCGTCAACGTGAATTCGTTTGAATTCGCCGCGGTCAACATTGTGGCGTCCAAAACCCGGGAGGCCAGCGGCAAGGGAATCAATGTCTCCGTTGCCCTTCACCGCAACGGGGTGGACACCGTGGCGGTGTTTCCGGCAGGAAAGGAAACCGGCCGCTTCATGGTGGCCGAACTCCAGGCGCAGGATATCCGGATTGCCAGCGTGGATTCCGGCCGCGACGTCCGGACGAATATCACCCTGCTCGTGCCGGGACATTCCGGAACAAAAATCAACGAAACCGGCATTGAGCTTCCCGGCAACATCCTTGACCAGGTCCTCTCCACCTGCAGGACCACCCTGGAACAGGCACTGAGTGAGGGCGGGACCGTCATGATGGCCATTTGCGGCAGCCTTCCACCGGGCACCCCGGACCACTTCCACCGGGACTTGATCCGGCTGGGACGCGAGCTGGGGGTGCCCACCATCGTGGACGCCTCCGGCGCGGTCCTCAGCGCGGCCATCACCGAACGTCCCGACCTCATCAAACCCAATGTGCATGAACTGGCCCATGAAGCGGGCCGCAGCATCGCAACCCTGGGCGACGTTGCTGCCGCGGCGCAGGACCTGCGGGCACGGGGGCTCCCTACGGTCCTCGCAAGTCTTGGAGCCGACGGGATGATGCTGGTTGACCGCGACGGCGCCCTGTACGGCCGAGCCGATGGCATTACCGCAGTCAACACCGTGGGGGCGGGGGATGCGGCACTGGCCGGATACCTCGCCGGCCGGGCAGCCGGCGGCGACCGCGAAGCCTGCCTGCGCAGCGCGCTCGTCTATTCCTCCTCCGCCGTCGGACATGAAACGACACTTTTCGAAGTCGATCCTTCCATTGCTGGAAAAATCACCACCAGTGCAGATTTCGACTCCGCTACCCGGCTCACGGAACCTTCCCTGGGCACAGACACTTCACCTATCCAACCGACCCACCGCACCGTCGCGGCCAACATTTAA
- a CDS encoding class II fructose-bisphosphate aldolase, producing MPLVPTGDLVEQARLAGRAVAAFNVITLEHAEGIALGAERAGLPVILQLSENAVRFHGSPHAIAAASAAVARNSTSDISLHLDHITDMSLLQMAPELEVSSVMYDGSDFGYAENVRHTREAADWGRTRGIWIEAELGKVGGKDGAHAPGVRTDPEEALQFVDATGVAALAVAVGSSHAMTSKSAALDHALIRALSSTLPVPLVLHGSSGVPDGELTLAAQAGMVKINVGTALNIAYTSATRRFLDENPSIVDPRKYIAPSRDAVADTVERTLQILAGAAAITL from the coding sequence ATGCCGCTTGTCCCCACCGGAGACCTCGTCGAACAGGCGCGGCTCGCAGGCCGTGCGGTCGCCGCATTTAACGTCATTACGCTCGAGCACGCCGAAGGCATCGCTCTGGGAGCGGAGCGTGCCGGGCTGCCGGTCATCCTGCAGCTGAGCGAGAACGCGGTGCGGTTCCACGGTTCCCCCCATGCCATCGCGGCGGCGAGCGCTGCCGTGGCCCGGAATTCCACGTCGGACATTTCGCTGCACCTGGACCACATCACGGACATGTCGCTTCTGCAGATGGCTCCGGAGCTGGAGGTCAGTTCCGTGATGTATGACGGCTCCGACTTCGGCTATGCCGAGAACGTCCGCCACACACGCGAGGCTGCCGACTGGGGGCGGACGCGGGGCATCTGGATTGAGGCGGAACTGGGCAAGGTGGGGGGAAAGGACGGTGCGCATGCCCCCGGCGTCCGGACGGACCCCGAGGAAGCCCTGCAGTTCGTCGACGCCACGGGAGTAGCCGCCCTGGCGGTGGCCGTAGGTTCGAGCCACGCCATGACTTCCAAATCCGCGGCCCTGGACCATGCCCTGATCCGGGCGCTGAGCTCCACGCTCCCCGTACCCCTGGTCCTTCACGGCTCCTCGGGCGTGCCGGACGGAGAACTGACCCTGGCTGCCCAGGCAGGCATGGTCAAGATCAATGTCGGCACTGCGCTGAATATCGCCTATACCTCAGCCACCCGCCGGTTCCTGGACGAAAACCCCTCCATCGTCGATCCCCGGAAATACATCGCCCCTTCCCGCGACGCCGTGGCCGACACCGTGGAACGCACCCTGCAGATCCTTGCCGGCGCGGCTGCCATCACTCTCTAG
- a CDS encoding DeoR/GlpR family DNA-binding transcription regulator, which produces MATASDEDAVARAAYAVQRHQQILLKLRAEQRVDTAELAAAFGVSGESIRKDLIHLERHGQLKRVHGGAIPADTLSFEPAVSARTEYSTEKGRIARAALEYLPHQGSVLIEAGSTTEKLAETFPGDRELTVFTNALPIALALVNRPLLTVFTLGGRLRSRTLAEVDEWALRSLAEMNADVAFLGTNGISIERGLTTPDAAEAHIKRAMLSSARRRIFLSDHSKINVVSTVQHATLSSIDVLITDTGIANKDLKALRAAGVQVECV; this is translated from the coding sequence ATGGCCACGGCCTCTGATGAAGATGCGGTGGCACGCGCAGCTTACGCCGTTCAGCGGCACCAGCAGATCCTGCTCAAGCTGCGTGCCGAACAACGCGTCGATACCGCGGAGCTTGCCGCAGCCTTTGGTGTCAGCGGCGAAAGTATCCGCAAGGATCTGATCCACCTTGAGCGTCACGGACAGCTCAAGCGGGTCCACGGCGGAGCCATTCCCGCCGACACCCTGTCTTTCGAGCCTGCCGTTTCGGCACGCACGGAGTATTCAACGGAGAAGGGCAGAATTGCCCGGGCGGCCCTGGAGTACCTTCCGCACCAAGGGTCGGTGCTTATTGAAGCGGGATCCACCACCGAAAAACTGGCGGAGACCTTTCCCGGCGACCGGGAACTGACGGTTTTCACCAATGCCCTGCCCATTGCCTTGGCTCTCGTGAACCGGCCGCTGCTGACGGTGTTCACCCTCGGGGGCAGGCTGCGGAGCCGGACGCTCGCCGAAGTTGATGAATGGGCGCTGCGGTCGCTGGCCGAGATGAACGCCGATGTGGCCTTCCTGGGGACCAACGGCATCAGCATTGAGCGCGGACTCACGACGCCGGACGCTGCCGAGGCCCATATCAAGCGGGCCATGCTCTCAAGCGCCCGCCGCCGCATCTTCCTGTCCGACCACAGCAAAATCAATGTCGTAAGTACGGTCCAGCATGCAACGCTGTCCAGCATCGACGTGCTCATCACCGACACCGGCATTGCCAACAAGGATCTCAAGGCCCTGCGGGCCGCAGGCGTGCAGGTCGAGTGCGTGTAA
- a CDS encoding alpha/beta fold hydrolase: MSDLRRVSRRRFLAGSLAGIVLSTDLVATDRIQRYREELEVLQVPDDDADRRFPHAMWFLFPGYKTSWEETRWLLRSLRPALATRGRLAGIGYSNRGLNVPEILDAVHAAIREHSLKRVYFYGHSFGGMLAVQVAAGLASRGVVVDLIVLDSSPSGRKAVRDQAMFKGAVFLFDNGYRITTGLRGGYELGERVLHKNERSWRTVAEQTLEQLSPLAPSSRLIQSQASYIYHFTAPRFSGTLGRTKMAFIGNPADTTVDYATARAGWEAAFGDILLTSSLVTEGALPAHASPQWNPAVYEDAVLEVLRLFDPPGSAGGLRPEE; encoded by the coding sequence GTGTCAGACCTGCGCCGGGTATCCCGGCGCCGCTTCCTGGCCGGCTCACTCGCAGGAATCGTGCTCAGCACCGACCTGGTGGCAACCGACCGGATCCAGCGCTACCGGGAGGAGCTGGAGGTCCTCCAAGTGCCGGACGACGACGCCGACCGCCGGTTCCCGCATGCCATGTGGTTCCTGTTCCCCGGCTACAAAACCAGCTGGGAGGAAACCCGCTGGCTGCTGCGCTCCCTGCGCCCGGCACTGGCCACGCGGGGGCGGCTGGCCGGAATCGGATATTCGAACCGAGGCCTGAACGTTCCGGAAATTCTCGATGCGGTGCACGCAGCCATCCGGGAACACTCCCTGAAGCGCGTCTACTTTTACGGGCACAGCTTCGGCGGGATGCTGGCGGTACAGGTGGCCGCCGGACTGGCCAGCCGGGGCGTCGTCGTCGACCTGATCGTCCTGGACTCCAGCCCGTCCGGACGGAAGGCTGTACGCGACCAGGCCATGTTCAAGGGTGCGGTGTTCCTGTTCGACAACGGCTACCGGATCACCACCGGGCTGCGCGGCGGCTACGAACTGGGCGAACGCGTGCTGCACAAGAACGAACGGTCCTGGCGGACGGTCGCGGAACAGACCTTGGAACAGCTGTCCCCGCTGGCCCCGTCCAGCCGGCTCATCCAGTCCCAGGCGTCCTACATCTACCACTTCACGGCACCGCGCTTTTCGGGAACGCTGGGCCGGACGAAGATGGCGTTCATCGGGAACCCGGCGGACACAACGGTGGACTATGCCACCGCCCGGGCCGGCTGGGAAGCGGCGTTCGGGGACATCCTGCTCACCAGTTCCCTGGTCACCGAGGGCGCCCTTCCGGCCCACGCCAGCCCGCAGTGGAACCCGGCCGTCTATGAGGACGCGGTGCTGGAGGTGCTGCGGCTCTTCGACCCGCCCGGATCCGCAGGCGGTCTCCGGCCGGAGGAATGA